Proteins encoded within one genomic window of Streptomyces sp. NBC_01314:
- a CDS encoding type II toxin-antitoxin system RelE/ParE family toxin — translation MEEQWDVYLTHEVDQWLHDLEKSDADSYVLVNQAIWILACHGPAEGRPLVDRIKGSALHNLKELRPGSSGRSEVRVLFVFDPWRSAILLVAGDKAGNWKAWYDEAIPLAERRYAEYVADRKKESGK, via the coding sequence GTGGAAGAGCAGTGGGACGTCTACCTGACGCACGAGGTGGATCAGTGGCTGCACGATCTGGAGAAGTCCGACGCCGACTCGTACGTGCTCGTGAACCAGGCGATCTGGATTCTCGCCTGCCATGGACCTGCCGAGGGGCGTCCATTGGTGGACCGGATCAAGGGATCGGCGCTGCACAACCTCAAGGAGTTGCGTCCGGGGTCCTCCGGCCGGAGCGAGGTGCGTGTCCTGTTCGTGTTCGACCCGTGGCGCTCCGCGATCCTGCTGGTGGCCGGAGACAAGGCCGGAAACTGGAAGGCCTGGTACGACGAGGCCATTCCGCTGGCCGAGCGCCGGTATGCCGAGTACGTCGCTGATCGGAAGAAGGAGTCGGGGAAGTGA
- the rbsD gene encoding D-ribose pyranase → MKRAGILNRHLAGALAELGHGHRVLVCDAGMPVPAGPRLVDLAFRAGVPSFAEVLDGLLDEIVVEGATAAREVRDANPEATALLENRFPDLELVSHEKLKELSAGARLIVRTGEARPYANVLLRCGVFF, encoded by the coding sequence GTGAAGCGGGCCGGGATACTCAACCGTCATCTGGCGGGCGCTCTGGCCGAGTTGGGGCACGGGCACAGGGTGCTGGTGTGCGACGCGGGGATGCCGGTGCCGGCGGGGCCGCGCCTGGTGGACCTGGCGTTCCGGGCCGGGGTGCCGTCCTTCGCCGAGGTGCTGGACGGGCTGCTCGACGAGATCGTGGTCGAGGGCGCGACCGCCGCGCGCGAGGTCCGGGACGCGAACCCGGAGGCGACGGCACTGCTGGAAAACCGCTTCCCCGACCTGGAACTCGTCTCCCACGAGAAGCTGAAGGAGCTCTCGGCGGGCGCGCGGCTGATCGTACGGACCGGGGAGGCGCGGCCGTACGCGAATGTGCTGTTGCGGTGTGGGGTGTTCTTCTGA
- a CDS encoding ribokinase produces the protein MYDYDLLVVGSANADLVIGVERRPGAGETVLGSDLAVHPGGKGANQAVAAARLGARTALLARVGDDGHGRLLLDSQRAAGVDTAGVLVGGAPTGVALITVDPSGDNSIVVSPGANGKLTPEDVRAADALLRASRVVSAQLEIPLETVVEVVRRLPQGTRFVLNPSPPRELPAEVLAACDPLIVNEHEAQVIVGGELAGSPEDWARALLALGPRSVVVTLGAEGALVADAEGSARVPAVRVDAVDTTGAGDAFTAALAWRLGAGAEAAEAAAYAARVGAAAVTKAGAQVSFPTAAEVAAL, from the coding sequence ATGTACGACTACGACCTCCTGGTCGTGGGATCGGCCAATGCCGATCTGGTGATCGGTGTCGAGCGGCGGCCGGGGGCCGGTGAGACCGTGCTCGGCTCGGATCTGGCCGTGCACCCGGGCGGCAAGGGAGCCAACCAGGCAGTGGCGGCGGCCCGACTCGGGGCGCGAACGGCGCTGCTGGCGCGGGTCGGTGACGACGGGCATGGGCGGCTGCTCCTCGACTCGCAGCGCGCGGCCGGGGTCGACACGGCCGGGGTTCTGGTCGGCGGGGCGCCCACCGGCGTCGCGCTGATCACGGTGGACCCGTCGGGCGACAACAGCATCGTGGTGTCGCCGGGCGCCAACGGGAAGCTGACCCCCGAGGACGTGCGGGCGGCGGACGCGCTGCTGCGGGCCTCGCGGGTGGTCTCAGCGCAGTTGGAGATCCCGTTGGAGACGGTGGTGGAGGTGGTGCGGCGGCTGCCGCAGGGGACGCGTTTCGTGCTGAACCCGTCGCCACCGCGGGAGTTGCCCGCCGAGGTGCTGGCCGCCTGTGATCCGCTGATCGTCAACGAGCACGAGGCGCAGGTCATCGTCGGCGGTGAGCTGGCGGGTTCGCCGGAGGACTGGGCGCGGGCGCTGCTGGCGCTGGGGCCGCGTTCGGTGGTCGTCACGCTGGGCGCGGAGGGCGCGCTGGTCGCGGACGCCGAGGGCAGTGCGCGGGTGCCGGCCGTGCGGGTGGACGCCGTGGACACCACGGGGGCCGGGGACGCGTTCACCGCGGCGCTGGCGTGGCGGCTGGGCGCGGGCGCGGAGGCGGCCGAGGCCGCCGCGTACGCGGCCCGGGTGGGGGCGGCCGCCGTCACGAAGGCCGGGGCGCAGGTGTCGTTCCCGACAGCCGCGGAGGTCGCTGCGCTGTGA
- a CDS encoding helix-turn-helix domain-containing protein, translated as MSGHVTWSASGHRERAEELAGGRDAFVEGTRSMLAEARAWRLADMRQERGITQAQVAERMGVTKGRVSQIESGQVSGTDVVARYVEALGGNLVMVAVFGDGELRKVG; from the coding sequence GTGAGCGGACACGTCACATGGTCGGCGAGCGGACATCGTGAGCGGGCGGAGGAACTGGCCGGCGGCCGGGACGCGTTCGTCGAAGGCACCCGAAGCATGCTCGCCGAGGCTCGTGCCTGGCGGTTGGCCGACATGCGCCAGGAACGCGGGATCACCCAGGCCCAGGTGGCCGAGCGTATGGGCGTGACCAAGGGAAGGGTCTCGCAGATCGAGAGCGGCCAGGTCTCCGGAACGGATGTCGTGGCGAGGTACGTCGAGGCTCTGGGCGGAAATCTCGTCATGGTGGCGGTCTTCGGCGACGGTGAACTGCGCAAGGTCGGTTAG
- a CDS encoding type VII secretion protein, protein MPHTPSADPRTGLPQASAQPPVAPGDGDRAGQPGDTPPGSGASPAAPVPRGSRAPQTPVRAPDSVPTIDPRLAHALGRPQHGDSVARRTGRSIRKLTSSAAQDVAEETRIARELQQPVTTGRVIAVTSIRGGVGKSTTAALLGRTFNHYRHDPVLTMEADAALGTLPVRMGADSVRWAAADLARILNPAMQLTDVTGYLVPVSDGGWLLPGSQGRVGAPLDIRTYRTVTLALRRYFAVTVVDCETLPGEVARTAMDTAHARVVVAPMTAEGVNGTRQVLDWLGQLPHSALASTVVALTANSPDLTLDLKTAVAHLKESGVHVVPVPYDRHLAQGGPIRTALLGQETRAAAITLAAEAMTRAVRMR, encoded by the coding sequence GTGCCGCACACCCCCTCCGCGGACCCCCGCACGGGGCTCCCCCAGGCCTCCGCGCAGCCGCCGGTCGCGCCCGGTGACGGGGACCGGGCGGGGCAGCCCGGCGACACCCCTCCCGGGTCCGGGGCTTCCCCGGCCGCCCCCGTCCCCCGTGGCTCCCGTGCGCCGCAGACCCCCGTGCGCGCCCCCGACTCGGTCCCCACGATCGACCCTCGGCTCGCGCACGCGCTCGGGCGGCCGCAGCACGGGGACTCGGTGGCCCGGCGGACGGGGCGGTCGATCCGGAAGCTCACGTCCTCCGCCGCGCAGGACGTGGCCGAGGAGACGCGGATCGCGCGGGAGTTGCAGCAGCCGGTGACGACGGGGCGCGTGATCGCGGTGACGTCGATCCGGGGCGGGGTCGGGAAGTCGACGACGGCCGCGCTGCTGGGGCGGACGTTCAACCACTACCGGCACGACCCTGTGCTCACGATGGAGGCGGACGCGGCCCTGGGCACCCTGCCGGTGCGGATGGGGGCGGACTCGGTGCGCTGGGCGGCGGCCGATCTCGCGCGGATCCTGAACCCCGCCATGCAACTCACCGATGTCACCGGGTACCTGGTGCCGGTGTCCGACGGCGGCTGGCTGCTGCCCGGGAGCCAGGGCCGGGTCGGGGCCCCGCTGGACATCCGTACGTACCGCACGGTGACCCTCGCGCTGCGGCGCTACTTCGCGGTGACGGTGGTGGACTGCGAGACCCTGCCCGGCGAGGTGGCCCGTACGGCGATGGACACGGCGCACGCGCGTGTGGTCGTCGCGCCCATGACCGCCGAGGGTGTCAACGGCACCCGCCAGGTCCTGGACTGGCTCGGGCAGTTGCCGCACTCCGCGCTCGCCTCGACCGTCGTCGCGCTGACCGCCAACTCCCCCGACCTCACGCTGGACCTCAAAACGGCGGTCGCGCACCTCAAGGAGTCCGGCGTCCACGTCGTCCCCGTCCCCTACGACCGCCACCTCGCCCAGGGCGGCCCCATCCGCACCGCCCTGCTGGGCCAGGAGACCCGTGCGGCGGCGATCACGCTGGCGGCGGAGGCGATGACCCGGGCGGTGAGGATGCGATGA
- a CDS encoding dihydrofolate reductase family protein: protein MRSVTYSMSVSLDGYIVGPDGGFDWTAPDPEVFRFWIDQIRGVDVHLLGRRLYETMLYWETAEQDATLDDAEREWTALWNPLPKVVFSTTLSAVRGNARLASGGLAEEIERLRAEPGEGEIAIGGATLAVEAAEAGLIDEYQVMVYPVLVGGGIPFFSRDERRVDLELVETRTFGSRFVHLRYRVTR from the coding sequence ATGCGCAGCGTGACCTATTCGATGAGCGTCTCACTCGACGGCTACATCGTCGGACCGGACGGCGGCTTCGACTGGACGGCCCCCGACCCGGAGGTCTTCCGCTTCTGGATCGACCAGATCCGTGGGGTCGACGTCCACCTGCTGGGGCGACGGCTGTACGAGACGATGCTGTACTGGGAGACGGCCGAACAGGACGCGACGCTCGACGACGCGGAGCGCGAGTGGACGGCACTCTGGAATCCGCTCCCCAAGGTGGTGTTCTCCACCACGCTGTCGGCGGTGCGGGGCAACGCTCGTCTGGCCTCGGGTGGCCTGGCGGAGGAGATCGAGCGGTTGCGGGCCGAGCCGGGAGAGGGCGAGATCGCGATCGGCGGCGCGACTCTCGCCGTGGAGGCGGCCGAGGCGGGCCTGATCGACGAGTACCAGGTCATGGTCTACCCGGTGCTGGTCGGCGGCGGCATCCCATTCTTCTCCCGGGACGAGCGCCGGGTGGACCTCGAACTCGTGGAGACCCGCACCTTCGGCTCACGCTTCGTCCACCTGCGCTACCGGGTGACGCGGTAG
- a CDS encoding LacI family DNA-binding transcriptional regulator produces the protein MAGIKDVAAEAGVSVATVSRVLNDHPSVSEDARARVTAAVAALGYRPNALARSLRTDQTHTLGLVISDVMNPYFTELARSVEEEARALGYSVIIGNADERPELQDHHVRNLLDRRIDGLLVSPTDGGSPLMLDAVRAGTPMVFVDRWIPGVDVPVVRSDGRAAVRDLVAHLHGLGRRRLAIIAGPAATTTGRERVEAFREALAEHGLPLPDAYIGQGDFQAESGRRVTEGFLDLPEPPEIVFATDNLMALGALDAVRARGLRVPEDIGLAAFDDIPWFVHTDPPITAVAQPTGELGRAAVRALVDRIEGRPTRSVTLPARLVVRLSCGESTDDSPAAFPAESPVTNRSTS, from the coding sequence ATGGCGGGTATCAAGGACGTCGCGGCCGAGGCGGGGGTGTCCGTCGCCACGGTGTCGCGGGTTCTGAACGACCATCCGTCGGTCAGCGAGGACGCGCGTGCGCGGGTGACGGCCGCCGTGGCCGCGCTGGGCTACCGCCCCAACGCCCTCGCCCGCTCCCTGCGCACGGATCAGACCCATACCCTCGGGCTGGTCATCAGCGATGTCATGAACCCCTACTTCACGGAGCTGGCACGGTCCGTGGAGGAGGAGGCGCGGGCGCTCGGGTACAGCGTGATCATCGGGAACGCCGACGAGCGGCCCGAGCTGCAGGATCATCACGTACGGAATCTGCTGGACCGGCGGATCGACGGGCTGCTCGTGTCGCCGACCGACGGCGGTTCGCCGCTGATGCTGGACGCCGTGCGGGCCGGGACGCCGATGGTGTTCGTGGACCGGTGGATCCCGGGTGTGGACGTGCCGGTGGTGCGCTCCGACGGACGGGCGGCCGTGCGGGACCTCGTCGCGCATCTGCACGGGCTCGGGCGACGGCGGCTCGCGATCATCGCCGGTCCGGCCGCGACCACGACCGGTCGGGAGCGTGTCGAGGCGTTCCGGGAGGCCCTCGCCGAGCACGGGCTGCCGTTGCCGGACGCCTACATAGGGCAGGGCGACTTCCAGGCCGAGAGCGGGCGGCGGGTGACCGAGGGGTTCCTCGATCTGCCCGAGCCGCCCGAGATCGTCTTCGCCACCGACAACCTGATGGCGCTGGGCGCGCTCGACGCCGTCCGCGCGCGGGGTTTGCGGGTTCCGGAGGACATCGGCCTCGCCGCGTTCGACGACATCCCCTGGTTCGTGCACACCGATCCGCCGATCACGGCGGTCGCCCAGCCGACGGGCGAGCTGGGGCGGGCCGCCGTACGCGCCCTGGTCGACCGCATCGAGGGGCGGCCCACGCGGTCCGTCACCCTCCCCGCCCGTCTCGTCGTACGCCTCTCGTGCGGCGAATCCACCGACGATTCGCCCGCCGCGTTCCCGGCGGAGTCACCCGTAACGAACAGGAGCACGTCGTGA
- the eccD gene encoding type VII secretion integral membrane protein EccD — MSTGTLGQATGGARTALSRVTLVGERRRVDLVLPSREPVGLLLPEIMRLLDDRVGGQPELRHLVTADGSALAHDSTLESAGVPDGAVLRLVRAEDAPSAPVVHDVTDEAAEDLDARGWRWRPAARRVTAGLATVGWALAAGVFARAAYEPGVVAGALLGVALVAALAGALLGRAGKRGLATTLIATAGALGLLGASTLAQAQNWSGTPRVAAMATAGVVTLALLGLFTPLGRGGLVGAGALAGASVCWLGVAATVSDAVSPSVPEQAEVGAVLSVVSVVVLGLLPRLALMASGLSGLDDRRSGGTSVSRFQVSAALTATHRGLALATVTMAVSATAAGVFALRAPTKWTVLLAVVTMVVLALRARAFPLVAEVVVLLGAAAVLAVRLVSVWLDHSGGAAGPLTVLVLLAVLPLLVLAVQPAEHVRVRLRRFGDTLESIGVITLFPLLIGVFGVYGRLLDTFA; from the coding sequence ATGTCTACGGGGACGTTGGGACAGGCAACGGGCGGAGCGCGGACGGCGCTCAGCCGGGTCACGCTGGTCGGTGAGCGGCGGCGGGTGGATCTCGTGCTGCCGTCACGGGAACCGGTCGGACTGCTGCTGCCGGAGATCATGCGGCTGCTGGACGACCGGGTCGGCGGGCAGCCCGAGTTGCGGCATCTCGTCACCGCGGACGGTTCCGCGCTGGCCCACGACAGCACGCTGGAGTCGGCCGGGGTTCCGGACGGCGCCGTACTGCGACTCGTCCGGGCCGAGGACGCGCCGTCGGCGCCCGTGGTGCACGACGTCACGGACGAGGCGGCCGAGGATCTCGATGCCCGCGGTTGGCGCTGGCGGCCGGCCGCGCGCCGGGTCACCGCCGGGCTCGCCACGGTCGGCTGGGCCCTGGCCGCCGGGGTGTTCGCACGGGCCGCGTACGAGCCCGGGGTCGTCGCCGGCGCGCTGCTCGGCGTCGCGCTGGTGGCCGCGCTCGCGGGTGCGCTGCTGGGGCGGGCCGGGAAGCGGGGCCTGGCGACGACGCTGATCGCGACGGCCGGTGCGCTGGGGCTGCTCGGCGCGTCGACGTTGGCGCAGGCACAGAACTGGTCCGGGACACCGCGGGTCGCGGCCATGGCCACGGCCGGGGTCGTCACGCTCGCCCTGCTCGGGCTGTTCACCCCGCTCGGCCGGGGCGGGCTGGTCGGGGCGGGGGCGCTGGCCGGGGCCTCGGTGTGCTGGTTGGGGGTCGCCGCGACCGTGTCGGACGCGGTGTCGCCGTCGGTGCCGGAGCAGGCCGAGGTGGGGGCCGTTCTCTCGGTGGTCTCCGTGGTCGTGCTCGGGCTGCTGCCCCGGCTGGCGCTGATGGCGTCGGGTCTCTCCGGTTTGGACGACCGGCGTTCCGGTGGCACGTCCGTGAGCCGCTTCCAGGTGTCGGCGGCACTCACCGCCACGCACCGGGGGCTGGCCCTGGCGACGGTCACGATGGCCGTCTCGGCCACTGCGGCCGGGGTGTTCGCGCTGCGCGCGCCCACCAAGTGGACCGTGCTGCTGGCCGTCGTCACCATGGTCGTCCTCGCGCTGCGTGCGCGGGCGTTCCCCCTGGTCGCCGAGGTCGTGGTGCTGCTCGGTGCGGCGGCCGTGCTCGCCGTGCGGCTGGTCTCGGTCTGGCTGGACCACTCCGGCGGGGCGGCCGGTCCGCTCACCGTCCTCGTCCTGCTCGCCGTACTTCCGCTGCTGGTGCTCGCCGTGCAGCCCGCCGAGCATGTACGCGTACGGCTCCGGCGCTTTGGCGACACCCTCGAATCCATTGGCGTCATCACTCTGTTCCCGCTGCTCATCGGGGTGTTCGGCGTGTACGGACGACTGCTCGACACGTTCGCTTAG
- a CDS encoding DUF397 domain-containing protein, with product MYIWRKSSYSGPDDANACVEIATTPTHIAIRDSKTPTTRTLTLSTSAFAPFLEALKRPSGG from the coding sequence ATGTACATCTGGCGGAAGTCGTCCTACTCGGGCCCGGACGACGCCAACGCCTGCGTGGAAATAGCCACCACCCCCACCCACATAGCCATCCGCGACTCCAAGACCCCCACCACCCGCACCCTTACCTTGTCCACCTCCGCCTTCGCCCCCTTCCTCGAAGCGCTCAAGAGGCCCTCCGGGGGGTGA
- a CDS encoding ATP-dependent RecD-like DNA helicase has product MAQQAGNPPGERQLAVLEGVLERITYANEDNGYTVARVDTGRGGGDLLTVVGALLGAQAGESLRMEGRWGSHPQYGKQFTVENYTTVLPATIQGIRRYLGSGLVKGIGPVFADRITQHFGLDTLQIIEEEPKRLIEVPGLGPKRTKKITEAWEEQKAIKEVMLFLQTVEVSTSIAVRIYKKYGDASIGVVKNQPYRLASDVWGIGFLTADRIAQSVGIPHDSPERVKAGLQYALSQATDQGNCYLPEERLIADAVKLLQVDTGLVIECLAELALPDEDSGDPGVVREKVPGQNGEHDDPVTAIYLVPFHRAELSLSAQLLRLLRTGEDRMPGFHDVAWDKALSWLRGRTGAELAPEQEAAVRLALTEKVAVLTGGPGCGKSFTVRSIVELARAKKAKVLLAAPTGRAAKRLAELTGADASTVHRLLELKPGGDAAYDKDRPLDADLVVVDEASMLDLLLANKLVKAVPPGAHLLFVGDVDQLPSVGAGEVLRDLLADGSPIPAVRLTKVFRQAQQSGVVSNAHRINSGQHPVTDGMKDFFLFVEDDTEEAGRLTVDVAARRIPARFGLDPRRDVQVLAPMHRGPAGAGNLNGLLQQAITPARPDLPEKRFGGRVFRIGDKVTQIRNNYEKGENGVFNGTVGVVTALDPVDQRLTVLTDEDEEVPYEFDELDELAHAYAVTIHRSQGSEYPAVVIPVTTGAWMMLQRNLLYTAVTRAKKLVVLVGSRRAIGQAVRTVSAGRRCTALDFRLAPRVL; this is encoded by the coding sequence ATGGCTCAACAGGCGGGGAACCCCCCGGGCGAACGACAGCTCGCCGTACTCGAAGGCGTGCTCGAACGCATCACGTACGCCAACGAGGACAACGGCTACACCGTCGCGCGCGTGGACACCGGCAGGGGCGGCGGCGACCTCCTCACCGTCGTCGGCGCCCTCCTCGGCGCCCAGGCCGGCGAGTCCCTGCGCATGGAGGGCCGCTGGGGCTCGCACCCGCAGTACGGGAAACAGTTCACGGTCGAGAACTACACGACAGTCCTCCCGGCCACTATTCAGGGCATCCGCCGCTACCTCGGCTCAGGCCTGGTCAAGGGCATCGGCCCGGTCTTCGCCGACCGCATCACCCAGCACTTCGGCCTGGACACCCTCCAGATCATCGAGGAGGAGCCCAAGCGCCTCATCGAGGTCCCCGGCCTCGGCCCCAAGCGCACCAAGAAGATCACCGAAGCCTGGGAGGAACAGAAGGCGATCAAGGAGGTCATGCTCTTCCTCCAGACGGTGGAGGTGTCCACGTCCATCGCCGTGCGCATCTACAAGAAGTACGGCGACGCCTCGATCGGAGTCGTGAAGAACCAGCCGTACCGCCTCGCCTCCGACGTCTGGGGCATCGGCTTCCTCACCGCCGACCGGATCGCCCAGTCCGTCGGCATCCCCCACGACAGTCCGGAGCGCGTCAAGGCGGGCCTGCAGTACGCCCTTTCGCAGGCCACCGACCAGGGCAACTGCTATCTGCCGGAGGAGCGGCTGATCGCCGACGCGGTCAAGCTCCTCCAGGTCGACACGGGCCTGGTCATCGAATGCCTGGCCGAACTCGCCCTGCCGGACGAGGACTCCGGCGACCCCGGTGTCGTACGGGAGAAGGTCCCCGGCCAGAACGGCGAGCACGACGACCCGGTCACCGCGATCTACCTGGTCCCCTTCCACCGCGCCGAACTCTCCCTCTCCGCCCAGCTGCTGCGTCTCCTGCGCACGGGCGAGGACCGTATGCCCGGCTTCCACGACGTGGCCTGGGACAAGGCGCTGTCCTGGCTGAGGGGGCGTACGGGGGCGGAGCTGGCCCCCGAGCAGGAGGCGGCCGTACGCCTCGCGCTGACCGAGAAGGTGGCCGTCCTGACCGGTGGCCCCGGCTGCGGCAAGTCCTTCACCGTCCGCTCGATCGTCGAACTGGCCCGTGCCAAGAAGGCGAAGGTCCTGCTGGCCGCCCCCACCGGCCGCGCCGCCAAGCGCCTCGCCGAGCTGACCGGCGCCGACGCCTCCACCGTCCACCGCCTGCTGGAGCTGAAGCCCGGCGGCGACGCGGCCTACGACAAGGACCGCCCCCTGGACGCCGACCTGGTGGTCGTCGACGAGGCCTCCATGCTGGACCTGCTGCTGGCCAACAAGCTGGTGAAGGCGGTGCCGCCGGGGGCGCATCTGCTCTTCGTGGGCGACGTCGACCAACTCCCCAGCGTCGGGGCCGGCGAGGTCCTCCGCGACCTCCTGGCCGACGGCAGCCCGATCCCTGCCGTCCGGCTGACCAAGGTCTTCCGACAGGCCCAGCAGTCCGGGGTGGTGTCCAACGCGCACCGGATCAACTCCGGACAGCATCCGGTCACCGACGGCATGAAGGACTTCTTCCTCTTCGTCGAGGACGACACGGAGGAGGCCGGGCGGCTGACGGTGGACGTGGCGGCCCGGCGCATCCCGGCCAGGTTCGGGCTCGACCCGCGCCGGGACGTGCAGGTGCTGGCACCCATGCACCGGGGCCCGGCGGGCGCCGGCAACCTCAACGGGCTGCTCCAGCAGGCCATCACCCCGGCCCGCCCCGACCTGCCCGAGAAGCGGTTCGGCGGCCGGGTCTTCCGCATCGGCGACAAGGTCACCCAGATTCGCAACAACTACGAGAAGGGCGAGAACGGCGTCTTCAACGGCACCGTGGGCGTCGTCACCGCGCTGGACCCGGTCGACCAGCGGCTGACGGTCCTGACGGACGAGGACGAGGAGGTGCCGTACGAGTTCGACGAACTGGACGAGCTGGCGCACGCCTACGCGGTGACGATCCACCGGTCCCAGGGCAGCGAGTATCCGGCCGTGGTGATCCCGGTCACCACCGGAGCCTGGATGATGCTCCAGCGCAACCTCCTCTACACGGCGGTGACCAGGGCGAAGAAGCTGGTCGTCCTCGTCGGCTCCCGCCGGGCGATAGGACAGGCGGTCCGCACCGTCTCCGCCGGCCGGCGGTGCACGGCCCTCGACTTCCGGCTCGCACCACGGGTTTTGTAG
- a CDS encoding pore-forming ESAT-6 family protein has translation MAQNQDRRSYDTGASGEVQTALGTIVGQLERVLTDRDAAVKAAMTEFQADGVSDDYHGKEERWKKAAAEVREIIRLVRTTLEQNDGTAQSTLAKARAAVDQIG, from the coding sequence ATGGCGCAGAATCAGGACCGCCGTTCGTACGACACCGGGGCTTCGGGCGAGGTGCAGACCGCGCTCGGCACGATCGTGGGGCAGCTGGAGCGGGTGCTCACCGACCGCGACGCCGCCGTCAAGGCCGCGATGACCGAGTTCCAGGCCGACGGTGTCTCGGACGACTACCACGGCAAGGAAGAGCGCTGGAAGAAGGCCGCGGCCGAGGTCCGCGAGATCATCCGTCTGGTGCGCACCACGCTCGAACAGAACGACGGCACCGCCCAGTCCACGCTGGCCAAGGCCCGCGCGGCGGTCGACCAGATCGGTTGA
- a CDS encoding citrate synthase, translating to MSDNSVVLRYGDGEYTYPVIDSTVGDKGFDIGKLRAQTGLVTLDSGYGNTAAYKSAVTYLDGENGILRYRGYPIEQLAERSTFLEVAYLLINGELPTVDELAVFQGEITQHTLLHEDVKNFYRGFPRDAHPMAMLSSVVSALSTFYQDSHNPFDERQRNLSTIRLLAKLPTIAAYAYKKSIGHPFVYPRNDLGYVENFLRMTFSVPAQEYDLDPVVVSALDKLLILHADHEQNCSTSTVRLVGSSQANMFASISAGISALWGPLHGGANQSVLEMLEGIKQNGGDVDSFIRKVKNKEDGVRLMGFGHRVYKSFDPRAKIIKAAAHDVLSALGKSDELLDIALKLEEHALSDEYFVSRNLYPNVDFYTGLIYRAMGFPTEMFTVLFALGRLPGWIAQWHEMIKEPGSRIGRPRQIYTGVVERDFVPVEAR from the coding sequence GTGAGCGACAACTCTGTAGTACTGCGGTACGGCGACGGCGAGTACACCTACCCGGTGATCGACAGCACCGTCGGCGACAAGGGCTTCGACATCGGGAAGCTCCGGGCCCAGACCGGTCTGGTCACCCTGGACAGCGGCTACGGCAACACCGCTGCCTATAAATCCGCCGTCACCTATCTCGACGGCGAGAACGGCATCCTGCGGTACCGCGGCTATCCGATCGAGCAGCTGGCCGAGCGCTCCACCTTCCTTGAGGTGGCGTACCTGCTGATCAACGGCGAGCTTCCCACCGTCGACGAGCTCGCTGTTTTCCAGGGCGAGATCACGCAGCACACGCTGCTGCACGAGGACGTCAAGAACTTCTACCGGGGCTTCCCGCGTGACGCCCACCCGATGGCGATGCTGTCCTCCGTGGTCAGCGCCCTGTCGACGTTCTACCAGGACAGCCACAACCCGTTCGACGAGCGGCAGCGCAACCTCTCCACGATCCGACTGCTCGCCAAGCTGCCGACCATCGCGGCGTACGCGTACAAGAAGTCGATCGGTCACCCGTTCGTCTACCCGCGCAACGACCTCGGTTACGTCGAGAACTTCCTGCGCATGACCTTCTCGGTCCCGGCCCAGGAGTACGACCTCGACCCGGTCGTCGTCTCCGCGCTGGACAAGCTGCTCATCCTGCACGCGGACCACGAGCAGAACTGTTCGACGTCCACGGTGCGTCTGGTCGGCTCCTCGCAGGCGAACATGTTCGCCTCGATCTCCGCCGGCATCTCCGCGCTCTGGGGCCCGCTGCATGGCGGCGCCAACCAGTCCGTCCTGGAGATGCTGGAGGGCATCAAGCAGAACGGCGGCGACGTCGACTCCTTCATCCGCAAGGTGAAGAACAAGGAGGACGGCGTCCGCCTGATGGGCTTCGGCCACCGGGTGTACAAGTCCTTCGACCCGCGCGCCAAGATCATCAAGGCTGCCGCGCACGACGTCCTCTCGGCGCTCGGCAAGTCCGACGAGCTGCTGGACATCGCGCTGAAGCTGGAGGAGCACGCGCTCTCCGACGAGTACTTCGTCTCGCGCAACCTCTACCCGAACGTGGACTTCTACACGGGTCTGATCTACCGCGCCATGGGCTTCCCGACCGAGATGTTCACGGTCCTCTTCGCCCTTGGTCGCCTCCCGGGCTGGATCGCCCAGTGGCACGAGATGATCAAGGAGCCCGGCTCCCGCATCGGCCGCCCGCGCCAGATCTACACGGGCGTCGTCGAGCGCGACTTCGTCCCGGTCGAGGCCCGCTGA